The following coding sequences are from one Neurospora crassa OR74A linkage group I, whole genome shotgun sequence window:
- the gh3-8 gene encoding beta-xylosidase — protein MKLTTHPLLPLLASVLTANAFQFPDCVNGPLAKSKACDVTGTAPERAASLVDQLTIDEKLVNLVDQALGASRLGLPKYAWWSEGLHGVAGSPGVKFNTTGYPFSYATSFANAINLGASFDDDLVYEVGTAISTEARAFANFGFGGLDYWTPNVNPYKDPRWGRGAETPGEDPLHIKGYVKAILAGLEGNETVRKVIATCKHYAAYDLERWHGLTRYEFEAIVTLQDLSEYYLPPFQQCARDSKVGSIMCSYNALTIRDMASGKPDEEINLTTAQPACAKPYLMTILRDHWNWTEHNNYITSDCNAILDFLPDNHNFSQTPAEAAAAAYKAGTDTVCEVSGSPLTDVVGAYNQSLLPEAVIDTALRRLYEGLIRAGYLDHGRSSAVAGGDGGSFSSPAYDALNWEDVNTPSTQELALRSATEGIVLLKNAGSLLPLDFSGKKVALIGHWANATGTMRGPYSGIPPFYHNPLYAAQQLNLSFSYANGPVVNASDPDTWTAPALAAAEGADVVLYFGGTDTTVASEDLDRESIAWPETQMQLLSELAGLGKPLVVIQLGDQVDDSSLLNNGNVSSILWVGYPGQSGGTAVFDVLTGKKAPAGRLPVTQYPEGYVDEVPLTEMALRPFNYSSSSNLEQEVSVQGRGSLTIQPRSTPGNKTLSSPGRTYKWYSSPVLPFGYGLHYTTFNVSLSLSSSNASSSSSSPSFSIPSLLTPCTATHLDLCPFSPSANSALSVSITNTGTHTSDYVVLLFLSGEFGPKPYPLKTLVSYKRVKDIKPGETVTVKDVPVSLGAISRVDGDGNTVLYPGTYRFVVDVDGSQGVERGEEVVVELVGDEAVLDEFPQPPKE, from the exons ATGAAGCTAACCACTCATCCCTTGCTCCCTTTGCTTGCCTCTGTTCTCACGGCCAATGCCTTCCAATTCCCCGACTGCGTTAACGGCCCTCTAGCAAAATCCAAAGCATGCGATGTTACTGGCACAGCACCCGAACGCGCAGCATCGTTGGTTGACCAGTTAACCATTGACGAGAAGCTCGTCAACCTCGTTGA CCAAGCTCTTGGGGCCTCTCGCCTTGGGTTACCCAAGTATGCGTGGTGGTCAGAAGGCCTTCACGGCGTCGCCGGTTCTCCCGGCGTCAAGTTCAACACAACCGGCTACCCCTTCTCCTACGCCACTTCTTTCGCCAACGCCATCAACCTCGGCGCCTCCTTTGACGATGACCTAGTGTACGAAGTCGGCACAGCCATCAGCACCGAAGCAAGGGCATTTGCTAACTTTGGCTTTGGCGGGCTGGATTACTGGACGCCCAATGTCAACCCCTACAAAGACCCGAGATGGGGGAGAGGGGCCGAGACTCCCGGGGAAGACCCCCTCCATATCAAAGGGTATGTGAAAGCGATACTGGCGGGCTTGGAGGGAAACGAGACGGTGAGAAAGGTGATTGCGACTTGCAAACATTATGCTGCGTATGATTTGGAGAGGTGGCACGGCCTGACGAGGTATGAGTTTGAGGCGATCGTGACTCTGCAGGACCTGAGTGAGTATTATTTGCCGCCATTTCAGCAGTGCGCGAGGGATTCGAAGGTGGGGAGTATCATGTGCAG CTACAACGCCCTCACCATTCGTGACATGGCTAGCGGCAAGCCAGACGAGGAAATCAACCTCACCACGGCACAGCCAGCCTGCGCAAAACCCTACCTAATGACCATCTTGCGCGACCACTGGAACTGGACCGAACACAACAACTACATCACATCTGATTGCAACGCCATCCTAGATTTTCTACCTGACAACCACAACTTTTCGCAAACGCCCGCTGAAGCCGCCGCAGCGGCCTATAAAGCCGGTACTGACACAGTCTGCGAGGTATCGGGTTCCCCGCTCACGGATGTCGTCGGCGCTTACAACCAGTCCCTTCTCCCGGAAGCCGTCATCGACACCGCCCTCCGCCGTCTTTACGAAGGTCTTATTCGCGCCGGCTATCTCGACCACGGCCGTTCTTCTGCTGtcgccggcggcgatggTGGCTCGTTCTCCTCCCCAGCTTACGACGCGTTAAACTGGGAGGACGTCAACACCCCATCCACCCAAGAACTAGCTCTCCGTTCTGCGACGGAAGGTATCGTCCTGCTCAAAAACGCCGGTAGTCTCCTCCCCTTGGACTTCTCAGGGAAGAAAGTGGCGCTGATAGGCCATTGGGCCAATGCTACTGGGACGATGCGCGGTCCGTACTCCGGTATACCGCCCTTTTATCATAACCCGCTCTACGCCGCTCAGCAGCTGAACCTTTCGTTTTCCTACGCCAACGGTCCCGTTGTGAACGCCAGTGACCCGGATACTTGGACCGCTCCCGCTTTGGCGGCTGCGGAAGGGGCTGATGTGGTTTTGTATTTCGGCGGGACGGACACGACTGTTGCTTCTGAGGATCTTGACCGTGAGTCCATCGCGTGGCCGGAAACGCAGATGCAGTTGCTTTCGGAGCTGGCGGGGCTAGGGAAACCGTTGGTGGTAATCCAGCTAGGCGACCAAGTGGATGATTCTTCTCTCCTAAACAACGGGAACGTGTCTTCGATTTTGTGGGTTGGTTACCCAGGTCAGTCGGGCGGGACGGCAGTCTTTGATGTTTTGACCGGCAAGAAAGCGCCGGCGGGACGGTTACCGGTGACTCAATACCCGGAAGGGTATGTTGACGAGGTACCGTTGACGGAGATGGCGTTGCGGCCTTTTAActactcctcttcctcaaacCTGGAACAGGAAGTCTCCGTCCAAGGAAGGGGCAGCCTAACAATCCAACCCCGCTCAACCCCCGGAAACAAAACCCTTTCTTCCCCCGGTCGCACCTACAAATGGTACTCCAGCCCCGTCCTTCCCTTTGGTTACGGGCTTCATTATACCACTTTCAACGtctccctttctctctcctcctccaacgcctcctcctcctcctcgtccccctccttttccatcccctccctcctcaccccCTGCACCGCCACCCACCTCGACCTCTGtcccttctctccttctgCCAACTCCGCCCTCTCCgtctccatcaccaacaccggcACCCACACCTCCGATtacgtcgtcctcctctttttgtCTGGAGAATTCGGACCTAAACCGTACCCGCTCAAGACGTTGGTGAGCTACAAGCGGGTGAAAGACATTAAGCCGGGGGAGACGGTCACGGTTAAAGATGTGCCGGTGAGCTTGGGAGCGATTAGTAGGGTGGATGGGGACGGGAATACGGTTTTGTATCCGGGGACTTATCGGTTTGTtgtggatgttgatgggtCGCAGGGAGTAGAGAGGggtgaggaggtggtggttgagttgGTGGGTGACGAGGCGGTGCTGGACGAGTTCCCGCAACCACCCAAGGAGTGA
- a CDS encoding 60S ribosomal protein L42, translated as MVNVPKTRKTYCAGRSCGKHTLHKVTQYKAGKASAFAQGKRRYDRKQSGYGGQTKPVFHKKAKTTKKVVLRLECSVCKQKKQLPLKRCKHFELGGDKKTKGAALVF; from the exons ATGGTCAACGTACCCAAGACCCGCAAGACCTACTGCGCTGGCCGCTCTTGCGGCAAGCACACCCTCCACAAGGTCACCCAGTACAAGGCCGGCAAGGCTTCGGCTTTCGCTCAGGGAAAGCGCCGTTACGACCGCAAGCAGTCCGGTTACGGTGGTCAGACCAAGCCCGTCTTCCACAAGAAGGCGAAGACCACCAAGAAGGTCGTCCTCAGACTG GAGTGCTCCGTCTgcaagcagaagaagcagcttCCCCTCAAGCGCTGCAAGCACTTCGAGCTCGG TGGTgacaagaagaccaagggCGCTGCTCTCGTCTTCTAA
- the lyz gene encoding N,O-diacetylmuramidase: protein MKSFVLTALAGLVGAVQATVQGFDISHYQGSVNFARAYSSGARFVIIKATEGTNYIDPKFSSHYTGATSAGLIRGGYHFAHPDSSSGAAQADYFLAHGGGWSKDGITLPGMIDLESSSGKATCYGLSTSAMVSWIKAFSDRYHSKTGRYPMIYTNYSWWSKCTGNSKSFATTNPLVLARWSSSVGTIPGGWSYQTIWQNADTYTYGGDSDIFNGSLDRLKALAKGS from the exons ATGAAGTCCTTCGTCCTCACGGCCCTCGCCGGCCTCGTCGGCGCTGTCCAGGCTACCGTCCAGGGCTTTGACATCTCCCACTACCAGGGCAGCGTCAACTTTGCCCGCGCTTACTCTTCCGGTGCCCgcttcgtcatcatcaag GCCACCGAAGGCACCAACTACATCGACCCCAAATTCTCCTCTCACTACACCGGCGCCACCTCTGCCGGCCTGATCCGCGGCGGCTACCACTTTGCGCACCCGGACTCTTCCTCCGGCGCTGCTCAGGCAGACTACTTCCTCGCGCACGGCGGCGGCTGGTCCAAAGACGGCATCACCTTGCCCGGCATGATCGACCTCGAGTCCTCCTCCGGCAAGGCGACCTGCTACGGCTTGTCGACCTCGGCCATGGTGTCGTGGATCAAGGCCTTCTCCGACCGCTACCACAGCAAGACGGGTCGCTACCCCATGATTTACACCAACTACTCGTGGTGGAGCAAGTGCACGGGCAACTCCAAGAGCTTTGCCACGACCAACCCGCTGGTGCTGGCGAGGTGGTCGAGCTCGGTCGGCACGATTCCTGGGGGGTGGAGTTATCAGACTATTTGGCAGAATGCGGACACGTATACTTATGGTGGTGATTCGGATATCTTCAATGGCTCTCTCGATCGTCTCAAGGCTTTGGCTAAGGGCTCTTAG